Proteins from a single region of Gambusia affinis linkage group LG12, SWU_Gaff_1.0, whole genome shotgun sequence:
- the LOC122841228 gene encoding desmoplakin-like isoform X2, with amino-acid sequence MNVYGSEPNLASVGQRSNSRQNIFVGGNGYQTEFQQMEPGYQTYTSRSSMHGGGSRSMKIVSTSGGIGGGVQGMQQTASFLSNQCFELLEKANKIIDFGASPAEAEIYLLKAAENIEKLKVYGREMQEMRIPSDILKTVEYLQQQHSMVRHRLGGYGTMKSHKVSVSSGGSVGSDGGRFFSDAIGWITQQKRMIETAPFGEDTSTIENQIVAHSKVHNSIQTNLEVRRAKDDLMTMGNKNHLNILEQEMDALQKMSSNRLSQLRDLQNIIEEVSRAIMWVNGREEEELMFDWGDKNIDQYIPRKQESYSKLMSDLEEKEKELNKLKIKSGALLNNNHPAKDKIEAYVDTLQTQWSWLLQITKCIQVHLKENSAYSQFFKEANETYAKLQKQHDTIKSKFICDKNTSVENLIELLKNLEREKERIMENKRQVQSLVNKSQSIVRLKPRNPEEKSTSPIMVQALCDFKQDQKSILKDNQGILKDNSQRSKWHVTGPGGLDMWIPSVCLLIPPPNPLSIGIAKKNEQYYEAIMSIWNQLFINIKSLISWQYCIRDVNYINSLTISMLSKMRADEYRELIKNMEIHFQEFMRNSQGSEMFGEEDRKTMQGHFNKAQEHYDTMIIQLPNYREEEVTTEKIEVQQQLMQVPVKQPTKTNTVISLSLLSNLQEIRRRLEMAESDLTDHLHVPLGENSVHECSVYIQKIHGVTQDLDSIYNDYLHLREMITKQLTGLPADSEQAKFLRSELEIVNHKLGELQHLHKIYLDRLNALKDLLQKFLQAEDFIKVHEIRLMEKETSSNDPQELEIHWSALRSMKSELDQRRDLMTSMESDLAKAQHSNSQISDSFHKCDVDLSKYSELMNQLSNRWRQIQKQIDIRLSDLEKQKQQLTQYQQGRNLVEQWIDNTRKRQESLKTANITDRQTLTDHINQQKALHNEIKSKKDRLDDVLRNADTCAMSIQNYELELASYSSGVGTLLNVPVKRTLLQSPASSVRREAGELQTHYIELLTRSSDYYKFLGDLGKNIDELKLRNTRIELLEEQLRRLQDELEDQKQRNGSLEGTLANFKMELSQAKDELISVQEVKRTTVMQVNAAKESLDSTQGQMQLLTEELSRIKYQLEEEKRKRKLAEERFTSHQQECDASTRSRMQELDAINWTKINLEKSVKDKEHEIERLKMQLEEEERRRQKVESDISKVRTQCTQEISQLKQTYETEIQVSKTTILKVSQQKDENASQLRLQVDQLTDEKRNLEEELRRQRQSIAVIEMHKNKAEQESSQQMASVNEATRIRTNLELQLRTLQEQRDEDNLKLQESNRNSQEKSRQISELAFSLQEEEKKRRALEQECSQLKKSTAELKAKNSAYLETINTLKGAEQEIYITRVELEKQTSEKTKAEQSSARLQSRIRELQCSLDGVEAELDKQKKATQEEFTRRKRMEAELERMTHTCREHTTTINSLKSVQIEVTNTGRKYEQDIKALQEKLDRSLRDCKVTNEELTAVTNELKILKQKLQQEQVRVHELNQRNESLYKTIEEKSRQLNEYTTEIEKLKTLTQNLTKERLRLEEELRAVRQVRDELKISKGAIDAESATQISALNVQLQTSSKRTSELQFLLSDLTKEREKLKMEIEKFQKQSIETSKLAHDSQSKYTSLVLERDSLLSKLKMLEQDKNRNQRLEEELGRIKFSLETELRNKQHLQDERDSIHKELTSMKSQYESREFQIRQCESDKGKADREKLSLNNEIERLRREMHTLEETYKRRLVISEKEASELALKKDTLEREILRLKRPAMFNIQTQTDEKIMTIDPSKLVFDGVHRKVTAHQLCDCAIISKATLEMLLKGKKTVEEVAVDIQVSLKGTGIISGMKTSSQGKIPFTEAKHKKLLSPESAIMLLEAQAATGYIVDPAFDYKMSVDTACSRGIVDTEDRDVLLKAEAASTGFKDPYTGKVLSVGQACKKGHIDKETAIRLLQAQESVGGIIDPVLSVYLPKDLALDRNLIDDDLYRALNKKPASYLDPATEEKITYTDLRRKCTIEPGSGLLLLQGPEKSMTVKGIRGNVSVTELVKSELLNETDVQKLNQGKLSAKDIEDKLKSYLCGSTCIAGIYDEVNDRIMPFYQAMKEGLLMRGTTLELLEAQAASGFIVDPVNNVFLTVEEATKRGIIGKEFKSKLMSAERAVIGYTDPATGKTISLFQAIAKDLIEKGHGIRLLEAQIASGGIIDPVESHRIDVSVAYKRGYFDEEMNEILSYEGDDTKGFFDPNTKENLTYLQLKERCITDEKTGLILLPLKDKKKAQQSTESRTNVLRKRRVVIVDPDTGLEMSVREAYHKELIDYETFLDLSEQECEWEEITITGSDGSARLVIVDRKTGTQYDIQDCIDRSVIDQKMLDQYRAGTLTLTEFADQITSKTSSTEMTIAASSVDDMVTCSSPTQATPSSPTVRKRLSSISITVSPPGMFDDQSPVAAIFDTETLEKITINEGLKRGIVDTLTAQRLLEAQACTGGIINPATGDRLSLEDALHQSIIDDTMAAKLKASQKAYIGFEDVKTKRKLSAAEAVKENWLPYEAGQRFLEFQYLTGGLIEPHTGRRVSIEEVIRKGWLDGKGAQKLQETRNHQKNLTCPKTKLKISYKEAMDSCMVEESNGMKMLQASSVSTKGISSPYNVSNPGSRSGSRAGSRTGSRSGSRRGSVDYSSSYSYSFSSSSTVYS; translated from the exons CGCATGATTGAGACAGCACCATTTGGAGAAGACACCAGCACCATAGAAAACCAAATAGTAGCCCACAGCAAAGTCCACAACTCTATCCAAACAAATCTAGAAGTAAGGCGTGCCAAAGACGATCTg ATGACAATGGGCAATAAGAACCACCTCAACATCCTGGAGCAAGAAATGGATGCCCTCCAG AAAATGTCCAGCAATCGCCTCAGCCAACTCCGTGACCTTCAGAACATCATCGAGGAAGTCTCTCGAGCCATCATGTGGGTTAAtggaagagaggaggaggagctaaTGTTTGACTGGGGAGATAAAAACATCGACCAGTACATACCCAGGAAGCAGGAGAGCTACTCT AAACTGATGAGTGACttagaggagaaggagaaggagctAAACAAGTTGAAGATTAAATCTGGTGCCCTCTTGAACAACAACCACCCAGCCAAAGATAAGATTGAG GCCTACGTGGATACCCTACAGACACAGTGGAGCTGGCTTCTCCAGATCACAAAGTGCATCCAAGTTCATCTTAAGGAAAATTCTGCCTACAGCCAA tttttcaAGGAGGCCAATGAAACGTATGCAAAGCTTCAGAAGCAACATGACACCATCAAGAGCAAATTCATATGTGACAAGAATACCAGTGTGGAGAACCTTATCGAACTCCTGAAAAATCTGGAG agagagaaagagcggATAATGGAGAATAAGAGGCAGGTCCAGAGTCTGGTCAACAAGTCGCAGTCCATTGTCAGGCTGAAGCCTCGAAATCCTGAGGAGAAAAGCACCAGCCCCATCATGGTTCAGGCCTTATGTGACTTTAAGCAAGACCAG aaaagtattttgaaaGACAACCAGGGCATCCTGAAAGACAACTCTCAGCGCAGCAAGTGGCATGTAACAGGACCTGGAGGTCTTGACATGTGGATTCCCTCTGTGTGCCTGCTCATCCCTCCTCCAAATCCTCTCAGCATTGGAATTGCGAAAAA AAATGAGCAGTACTATGAAGCCATCATGAGCATTTGGAATCAGCTCTTCATCAACATCAAGAGTCTTATCTCCTGGCAGTACTGTATCAGAGACGTCAACTATATCAACTCCCTCACCATCAGCATG CTGTCGAAGATGCGTGCCGACGAATACCGCGAGTTGATCAAAAATATGGAGATCCATTTCCAAGAGTTCATGCGTAACAGCCAGGGTTCTGAAATGTTTGGGGAAGAAGATAGGAAAACCATGCAGGGCCACTTTAACAAGGCTCAAGAGCACTACGATACCATGATTATCCAGCTGCCCAATTACA GGGAAGAAGAGGTAACGACTGAAAAAATTGAAGTCCAACAGCAACTAATGCAAGTCCCTGTTAAACAGCCGACCAAAACCAACACTGTCATCAGCCTGTCGTTGCTTAGCAATCTGCAAGAAATCCGTCGCAGGCTTGAAATGGCTGAATCTGACCTCACTGACCATCTCCATGTTCCACTTGGAGAAAACAGCGTGCATGAGTGCTCAGTGTACATTCAGAAGATACAC GGCGTGACCCAAGATCTGGATTCAATTTACAATGATTATCTGCACCTAAGAGAAATGATTACAAAGCAGCTAACTGGGCTCCCTGCAGACTCAGAGCAGGCCAAGTTCCTCCGTTCTGAACTGGAGATAGTCAACCACAAATTAGGAGAACTGCAGCATCTTCATAAAATCTACCTTGACAG ATTGAATGCTCTCAAGGACCTGCTACAAAAATTTCTCCAGGCTGaggattttattaaagttcACGAGATCCGCTTGATGGAGAAGGAGACCAGTTCCAATGACCCTCAAGAACTGGAAATCCACTGGAGTGCTCTACGG AGCATGAAGAGTGAACTTGATCAACGACGGGATCTGATGACTTCCATGGAGTCTGACCTGGCCAAAGCACAGCACAGCAACAGCCAGATTTCTGATTCTTTCCACAAATGTGATGTGGATTTGTCCAAGTACTCCGAGCTTATGAACCAGCTGTCCAATCGCTGGCGCCAAATCCAAAAGCAGATTGATATCAG ACTGTCagatctggaaaaacaaaagcagcagttAACACAGTATCAGCAGGGAAGAAATTTGGTGGAGCAGTGGATAGACAATACCAGGAAACGGCAGGAGAGCCTTAAGACGGCCAACATCACTGACAGGCAGACTCTTACAGACCACATCAACCAACAAAAG GCTCTTCACAATGAAATCAAAAGCAAGAAGGACAGACTGGATGATGTGCTGAGGAATGCGGACACCTGTGCTATGTCCATACAG AATTATGAGCTAGAGCTGGCTTCTTACAGCTCAGGAGTGGGAACTTTGCTTAATGTCCCAGTGAAGAGAACTTTGCTTCAGTCCCCTGCTTCTTCTGTCAGAAGAGAA GCAGGTGAACTTCAGACACATTACATCGAGCTGCTTACCCGCTCCAGCGATTATTACAAGTTCCTGGGTGACTTGGGAAAGAACATAGATGAACTGAAG CTAAGGAACACCAGGATTGAGTTGCTGGAGGAGCAACTGAGGCGTCTACAGGATGAACTTGAagatcaaaaacaaagaaatggttCTTTGGAGGGTACCTTGGCCAACTTCAAGATGGAGCTCAGTCAGGCTAAAGATGAACTAATTTCAGTGCAAGAAGTGAAGAGAACCACAGTAATGCAGGTTAACGCTGCCAAAGAGAGCCTTGATAGCACACAAGGCCAGATGCAACTTTTAACTGAAGAACTAAGCCGCATTAAATATCAGCTtgaggaggaaaagaggaaaagaaagctTGCAGAAGAGCGCTTCACAAGTCACCAACAAGAGTGTGATGCATCAACTCGTTCCAGGATGCAGGAACTGGATGCCATCAACTGGACAAAGATAAACCTAGAGAAGTCGGTAAAGGATAAAGAACATGAAATTGAGAGACTGAAGATGCaactggaggaggaagaaaggcGTCGTCAAAAAGTCGAGTCAGATATATCAAAGGTAAGAACACAGTGCACCCAGGAGATCAGTCAACTCAAACAGACATATGAGACAGAGATCCAAGTCAGCAAGACCACCATTCTGAAAGTGTCCCAGCAGAAAGATGAGAATGCATCACAGTTAAGGCTGCAAGTTGACCAGCTCACAGACGAGAAGAGAAATCTGGAAGAGGAGCTCAGGAGACAGAGACAGTCCATTGCTGTCattgaaatgcataaaaacaaggCAGAGCAGGAATCCAGCCAGCAGATGGCCTCAGTGAATGAAGCGACAAGGATTCGCACTAATTTGGAGCTACAGCTGAGAACGCTCCAGGAGCAGAGAGATGAAGACAACCTGAAATTACAGGAATCCAACAGAAACAGTCAGGAAAAGTCCAGGCAAATCAGTGAGCTAGCATTTAGCCTgcaagaagaggagaaaaagaggagagCTCTGGAACAAGAGTGCAGTCAACTGAAGAAATCCACAGCAGAACTCAAGGCAAAGAATAGCGCTTACCTTGAGACAATTAACACACTTAAAGGGGCTGAGCAGGAAATCTACATCACCCGAGTGGAGTTGGAAAAGCAGACCAGTGAGAAAACCAAGGCAGAGCAGAGTTCTGCCAGGCTTCAGAGTCGTATCAGGGAACTTCAGTGCTCTCTGGATGGGGTGGAAGCTGAGCTGGACAAGCAAAAGAAGGCAACCCAAGAGGAGTTCACTCGTCGGAAGCGAATGGAGGCGGAATTAGAGAGGATGACACATACGTGCAGAGAGCATACCACTACAATCAACTCCCTGAAATCAGTTCAGATAGAGGTCACCAACACTGGGAGAAAGTATGAGCAAGATATCAAGGCTCTCCAAGAAAAACTGGACAGGAGTTTAAGGGATTGTAAAGTCACCAATGAAGAACTGACAGCGGTGACAAATGAACtcaaaatactaaaacaaaaacttcagcaAGAGCAGGTGCGAGTTCATGAGCTCAACCAGCGCAATGAAAGCTTGTACAAAACCATAGAAGAGAAGAGCCGCCAGCTCAACGAATATACTACAGAGATTGAAAAGCTGAAGACTCTGACACAGAACCTTACCAAAGAGAGACTGAGGTTGGAGGAAGAGCTGAGGGCAGTACGACAAGTAAGAGATGAGCTGAAGATTAGCAAAGGGGCTATTGATGCAGAAAGTGCCACCCAGATCTCGGCTTTGAATGTCCAGCTTCAAACGAGCTCCAAGAGGACATCTGAGCTCCAGTTTCTCCTCAGTGACCTGACCAAGGAGAGAGAAAAGCTTaaaatggaaatagaaaaaTTCCAAAAGCAGTCAATTGAG ACCTCCAAGTTGGCACATGACTCCCAAAGCAAATATACTAGCCTAGTGCTGGAGAGGGACAGCTTGCTCTCCAAGCTTAAAATGCTGGAGCAGGACAAGAACCGTAATCAGAGATTAGAAGAGGAGCTTGGCCGCATCAAGTTCTCTCTGGAGACCGAGCTTCGCAACAAACAGCATTTGCAAGATGAAAGAGATTCTATCCATAAAGAATTAACCTCTATGAAGAGCCAGTATGAGTCCAGAGAATTCCAGATTAGACAGTGTGAGTCAGACAAGGGCAAGGCTGACCGAGAGAAGCTATCCCTCAACAATGAGATTGAGAGGCTGAGGAGGGAGATGCACACTTTGGAGGAAACATATAAGAGACGTCTCGTGATCTCAGAAAAGGAGGCATCTGAGCTGGCTTTGAAGAAAGATACCCTAGAGAGAGAAATTCTTAGACTGAAGAGACCAGCTATGTTTAATATTCAGACCCAGACAGATGAGAAAATCATGACAATTGATCCATCAAAGCTTGTATTTGATGGTGTGCACCGGAAAGTCACAGCCCACCAACTTTGTGACTGTGCCATAATCAGTAAAGCTACCTTGGAAATGCTGTTAAAGGGCAAAAAGACAGTGGAGGAAGTAGCTGTGGACATCCAGGTTAGTTTAAAGGGCACTGGCATTATATCCGGGATGAAGACAAGTTCACAGGGAAAAATCCCATTCACCGAAGCCAAACACAAGAAACTCCTCAGCCCAGAGAGTGCCATCATGCTGTTGGAAGCTCAAGCAGCAACAGGCTACATTGTGGACCCTGCATTTGATTATAAGATGTCTGTAGATACTGCCTGTTCAAGAGGGATTGTAGACACAGAAGATAGAGATGTTTTATTGAAAGCTGAAGCCGCCAGCACAGGGTTCAAGGATCCATACACCGGCAAGGTGCTGTCTGTGGGACAGGCTTGCAAAAAAGGTCATATTGACAAAGAAACTGCCATCCGGTTGCTCCAGGCCCAGGAGTCTGTTGGGGGCATAATAGACCCAGTGCTGAGTGTATATCTCCCAAAAGATCTGGCCTTGGATCGTAATCTCATAGATGATGATCTTTATAGGGCTTTGAATAAAAAGCCTGCCTCCTACCTGGACCCAGCAACAGAAGAGAAGATCACATATACTGACCTTAGAAGGAAGTGCACAATCGAACCAGGGTCTGGTTTGCTCCTGCTCCAAGGTCCAGAAAAATCCATGACAGTTAAGGGTATCCGTGGAAATGTCTCTGTCACAGAACTAGTTAAGTCTGAGCTGCTGAATGAAACTGATGTGCAAAAACTCAACCAGGGTAAACTCAGTGCAAAAGACATTGAAGACAAGCTAAAGTCATATCTTTGTGGCTCCACTTGTATTGCAGGTATCTATGATGAGGTCAATGACAGGATAATGCCTTTCTATCAGGCAATGAAGGAAGGACTGTTAATGAGAGGAACCACCCTAGAGCTTCTTGAAGCACAAGCTGCATCAGGCTTCATTGTTGATCCAGTTAACAATGTTTTCCTGACAGTTGAAGAAGCCACCAAAAGAGGCATTATAGGAAAGGAGTTTAAGTCTAAGCTCATGTCGGCAGAAAGGGCAGTAATTGGATACACAGACCCAGCAACAGGCAAGACAATCTCTCTCTTCCAGGCTATTGCAAAAGATCTTATTGAGAAAGGTCATGGGATCCGGCTGCTTGAGGCCCAAATTGCCAGTGGTGGAATTATTGACCCAGTTGAGAGCCACCGCATTGATGTTTCTGTTGCCTATAAAAGAGGATattttgatgaggaaatgaATGAGATTTTAAGCTATGAAGGAGATGACACAAAAGGATTCTTTGACCCAAATACCAAGGAGAACCTGACATATCTTCAACTGAAGGAGAGATGCATCACAGATGAAAAAACAGGGCTAATACTTCTGCCCctcaaagacaagaaaaaggcTCAACAGTCAACAGAAAGTCGCACCAATGTGCTCCGTAAAAGGCGTGTTGTAATTGTTGACCCTGACACAGGGCTGGAGATGTCAGTCAGGGAGGCCTATCATAAGGAACTAATTGACTATGAAACGTTCCTGGACTTGTCAGAGCAAGAATGTGAGTGGGAAGAAATCACTATCACGGGATCAGACGGCTCAGCACGTTTGGTTATTGTGGATAGAAAAACTGGAACCCAGTATGACATTCAAGATTGCATAGACCGTAGTGTCATTGACCAAAAGATGTTAGATCAGTACCGTGCTGGAACACTAACCTTAACAGAGTTTGCTGACCAAATTACTAGCAAGACAAGCAGCACTGAGATGACTATTGCAGCCAGCAGTGTTGATGACATGGTCACATGCAGCAGCCCCACCCAAGCCACACCATCTTCCCCTACTGTTCGTAAACGCCTCAGCAGCATTTCAATTACAGTCTCTCCCCCAGGAATGTTTGATGACCAAAGTCCTGTTGCAGCCATATTTGACACAGAGACTTTAGAGAAAATAACTATTAATGAGGGGCTCAAAAGAGGCATCGTTGACACTCTTACAGCACAAAGACTGCTGGAAGCTCAGGCTTGCACTGGCGGGATCATCAACCCTGCAACCGGTGACCGTCTGTCACTTGAAGATGCCCTCCACCAGAGTATTATCGATGACACCATGGCTGCTAAACTAAAAGCTTCTCAGAAAGCCTACATCGGTTTTGAGGATGTGAAAACCAAACGAAAGCTGTCTGCAGCTGAGGCAGTGAAAGAGAACTGGCTCCCCTACGAGGCAGGCCAAAGGTTTTTGGAGTTTCAGTATTTGACGGGGGGTCTAATAGAACCACACACAGGGCGTCGTGTCAGCATTGAAGAAGTAATCCGGAAAGGCTGGCTAGATGGTAAAGGGGCACAGAAGTTGCAAGAAACTCGGAACCATCAGAAGAATTTGACTTGTCCAAAGACTAAGCTGAAGATCTCCTACAAAGAAGCCATGGACAGCTGCATGGTGGAAGAAAGCAATGGAATGAAAATGCTGCAAGCCTCTTCTGTGTCCACCAAAGGAATAAGCAGCCCTTACAATGTGTCCAACCCAGGGTCTCGCTCTGGTTCCAGGGCTGGATCTCGCACTGGCTCAAGGAGTGGATCTCGTAGAGGGAGTGTCGATTATTCCTCCAGTTACTCCTACAGTTTCTCCTCCAGCAGTACCGTCTACAGTTAA